One window of the Camelina sativa cultivar DH55 chromosome 1, Cs, whole genome shotgun sequence genome contains the following:
- the LOC104779035 gene encoding trihelix transcription factor ASIL2-like — protein MEDDEDIQSHGSDSPDPSSSPAAGRITVTVASTGPPSYSLTPPANCSEQDPDALALALLPIQASGGGGGGSSSGRPTGGGGREDCWSEGATAVLIDAWGERYLELSRGNLKQKHWKEVAEIVSSREDYGKIPKTDIQCKNRIDTVKKKYKQEKVRIATGGGRSRWVFFDKLDRLIGSTAKIPTATPGVSGGGGPGVGGGLHKIPMGIPMGTRSNLYHQQAKAAAAPPFNNLDRLMGATARVSAASFGGSGGGGGGGGGGSVNVPMGIPMSSRSTPFGQQGRTLPQQRRTLPQQRRTLPQQQQQGMMVKRCSESKRWRFKKRNASESDSESEAAMSDDSGDSLPPPPLSKRMKTEEKRKPDGDGVGNKWTELTRAIMRFGEAYEQTENAKLQQVVEMEKERMKFLKELELQRMQFFVQTQLEISQLKQQHGGRMGNTSNNDHNSRKNNINAIVNNSNNNVGNNN, from the coding sequence ATGGAGGACGATGAAGATATCCAATCTCACGGTTCCGATTCACCTGATCCGTCTTCTTCGCCGGCGGCGGGACGAATCACGGTTACGGTGGCTTCGACAGGTCCGCCTTCTTATTCTCTGACTCCTCCGGCTAATTGTTCTGAGCAGGATCCGGATGCGTTGGCTCTCGCGCTGCTTCCGATTCAGGCgagcggtggtggtggtggtggtagcaGCAGTGGGAGACCAACCGGTGGCGGCGGGAGGGAGGATTGTTGGAGCGAAGGTGCTACGGCTGTGTTGATTGATGCGTGGGGTGAGAGGTACTTGGAGCTTAGCAGAGGCAATCTGAAGCAGAAGCACTGGAAAGAGGTGGCTGAGATCGTGAGCAGCAGAGAGGATTACGGTAAAATTCCCAAAACTGATATACAGTGTAAGAATAGGATTGAtacggtgaagaagaagtataaacAAGAAAAGGTGAGAATCGCTACCGGCGGTGGCCGTAGCAGATGGGTCTTCTTTGACAAACTTGACCGTCTCATTGGATCAACGGCCAAGATCCCGACGGCAACTCCTGGAGTCAGCGGTGGTGGAGGTCCTGGAGTAGGAGGAGGATTGCATAAGATTCCTATGGGTATTCCTATGGGCACTCGCTCGAATCTGTACCATCAGCAAGCTAAGGCTGCTGCAGCGCCTCCCTTTAATAATCTTGATCGTCTAATGGGAGCTACAGCTAGGGTCTCAGCTGCTTCGTTCGGTGGcagtggcggaggaggaggaggaggaggaggaggatccgTCAATGTACCAATGGGAATTCCGATGAGTAGCCGTTCAACTCCGTTTGGGCAGCAGGGTAGGACGCTGCCACAGCAACGTAGGACGCTGCCACAGCAACGTAGGACGCTGCCACAGCAACAGCAGCAAGGGATGATGGTGAAAAGGTGTAGTGAGTCAAAACGTTGGCGTTTTAAGAAGAGGAATGCTTCTGAGTCAGACTCGGAATCCGAAGCAGCAATGTCAGATGATTCCGGGGACAGTTTACCACCTCCGCCTCTGTCAAAGAGGATGAAGacagaggagaagaggaagCCAGATGGTGATGGAGTGGGGAACAAGTGGACGGAGCTAACTCGGGCAATCATGAGATTTGGTGAAGCTTATGAGCAAACAGAGAACGCCAAGCTGCAACAGGTGGTTgagatggagaaagagaggATGAAGTTCTTGAAGGAACTGGAGTTGCAGAGAATGCAGTTCTTTGTGCAGACTCAGTTGGAGATATCACAACTTAAGCAGCAACATGGTGGGAGAATGGGAAACACCAGTAATAATGATCATAACAGCCGCAAGAACAACATCAATGCGATAgtcaacaacagcaacaacaatgtGGGTAATAATAACTAG
- the LOC104779040 gene encoding uncharacterized protein LOC104779040 yields the protein MANMNTLHQMIFPDENAPIHREKSIATAASVKSKGTVLGQKKPGGARKALNDITNKSGILAKASSKNKQIASAAASTVKDEIDIAGERFLHDHSKCIKQQQNMWDDHFSADLILLNHGSSIKEKHLSYDMEKMDAKNNLTYDEPEEIASPKLTDWLKSSTPWRSPVRHGSMMMPSTPLAWRFDSTEFTLTEDSDIF from the exons ATGGCGAACATGAACACTCTTCACCAGATGATCTTCCCAGACGAGAACGCTCCGATTCATCGCGAAA AGTCTATTGCTACTGCGGCTTCTGTGAAATCCAAAGGAACTGTACTTGGTCAGAAGAAACCTGGTGGAGCTCGTAAGGCTCTGAATGATATTACAAACAAGTCTGGGATTCTTGCTAAAGCTTCTTCAAAGAACAAGCAAATCgcttctgctgctgcttctACTGTGAAAGATGAGATTGACATAGCTGGGGAAAGGTTCTTACACGATCACAGCAAATGCATCAAACAGCAGCAGAATATGTGGGATGATCACTTCTCTGCTGATCTCATTCTACTTAACCAtg GTTCTAGCATCAAGGAGAAGCATCTCAGTTATGACATGGAAAAG ATGGATGCTAAGAACAATCTGACTTACGACGAACCAGAAGAGATTGCATCTCCCAAGTTGACTGATTGGCTGAAGAGCTCAACTCCATGGCGCTCCCCAGTTCGACATGGCTCTATGATGATGCCTTCCACTCCTCTGGCTTGGCGTTTCGATTCAACTGAGTTCACACTCACCGAAGACTCTGACATCTTCTAA
- the LOC104779048 gene encoding uncharacterized protein LOC104779048, whose translation MASNNNEKSEENLYAVLGLKKECTTTELRSAYKKLALRWHPDRCSSMEFVEEAKKKFQAIQEAYSVLSDSNKRFLYDVGAYNTDDDDDQNGMGDFLSEMAAMMNQSKPNENDTGDGFEQLQDLFNEMFQGDAAAFSSSSSSCSTSTFTSSCSFGFDIDTQRSSSFQTSSMGMNDPFGFDPRAHHTFSLGVDHQQDFKKGKNNGGRRNNRRKNSVPSAGHETSSNNNYGVPTS comes from the exons ATGGCGTCGAATAATAACGAGAAAAGCGAGGAGAATTTGTATGCTGTTCTGGGTTTGAAGAAGGAATGTACCACGACGGAGCTCCGTTCTGCTTACAAGAAGCTTGCTCTT AGATGGCATCCAGATCGTTGTTCTTCAATGGAGTTTgtagaagaagcaaagaagaaatttCAAGCAATCCAAGAAGCTTACTCTG TTCTGTCTGACTCCAACAAGAGGTTCCTGTATGATGTTGGAGCTTATaatactgatgatgatgatgaccaaaAC GGGATGGGAGATTTCTTGAGTGAAATGGCGGCTATGATGAATCAATCCAAGCCTAAT GAGAATGACACAGGGGACGGTTTTGAGCAACTACAAGATCTGTTTAATGAGATGTTTCAAGGAGACGCTGCTgcattctcatcatcatcatcatcttgctcCACTTCAACGTTCACTTCCTCTtgtagttttggttttgatatagACACGCAGCGGTCATCGTCATTTCAGACAAGTTCAATGGGGATGAATGATCCTTTTGGATTTGACCCGAGAGCTCATCATACCTTTTCTTTAGGG GTTGACCATCAGCAGGATTTCAAGAAAGGGAAGAACAATGGCGGAAGGAGAAACAACAGAAGGAAGAACAGTGTTCCATCGGCTGGTCACGAGACGTCGTCGAACAACAACTATGGAGTCCCCACCTCATAG
- the LOC104779062 gene encoding phosphoinositide phosphatase SAC2, translated as MAASERSVDKQVDMTSSSFLQKFRLYETRSSFYMIGRDKNRTSWRVLKLDRTEPTEVNIYEDSTAYTEAECFETLRRIHEGNRSSGGLKFVTTCYGIIGFIRFLGPYYMLIITKRKKLGEICGHTVYGVAKSKIITIPHASVLSNVACSKDEKRYKRLLCTVDLTKDFFFSYSYHIMHTLQRNLSDKMERHTYYESMFVWNEYLTRKIRNNVQDCMWTVALVYGFFKQVKLSVSEKKFRLTLIARRSRHYAGTRYLKRGVNEKGRVANDVETEQIVFEEAQDGNPGRISSVVQNRGSIPLFWSQETSRLNIKPDIILSAKDPNFEATRLHFENLGKRYGNPIIILNLIKTREKRPRETILRAEFANAIRYINKGLSKEDRLRPLHWDLHKHSRKKGTNVLAILGRLATYALNLTGIFYCHLTPDLSGDGFQNQNPSTLENNDGDGSYDLPSKDEIAPDLAVESGNDSKDATEDRQKEATMLQKGVLRTNCIDCLDRTNVAQYAYGLVAFGRQLHALGLTESTNIDLDNPLAEDLMGIYETMGDTLALQYGGSAAHNKIFCERRGQWRAATQSQEFFRTLQRYYSNAYMDAEKQDAINVFLGYFQPQPDKAALWELGSDQHYNAARFLANAVPENSRSTIKRSLSESSILSESSATALGRHGCAEKDEEVKGLSDSAPEISTSETATIAASLSAPPPILEELGLDDILENDCFCCDGHGEQCTCAAFDMDWVSSSGNSCEDESYGRSTVVRSFETIPESTKIESEICVVEPDSSSIKLNSEAISGIPESYVRWVMDEEGHFW; from the exons atggCGGCGTCAGAGAGATCGGTTGATAAACAAGTCGACatgacttcttcttcctttctccaAAAATTCAGGCTTTACGAGACCCGCTcg AGCTTTTACATGATTGGAAGAGATAAAAACAGAACGTCTTGGAGAGTCTTGAAGCTAGATAGGACAGAGCCAACAGAGGTTAACATTTACGAAGATTCAACGGCTTACACAGAAGCTGAGTGCTTTGAAACTTTGAGAAGGATACATGAAGGAAACAGGTCATCTGGTGGTTTGAAATTTGTCACCACTTGCTATGGGATCATCG GATTCATAAGGTTCTTGGGACCTTATTACATGCTGATAATCACTAAAAGAAAGAAGCTTGGTGAAATTTGTGGGCATACAGTTTATGGTGTTGCAAAGAGCAAGATTATTACCATCCCACATGCTTCTGTGCTATCCAATGTGGCTTGTTCTAAGGATGAGAAAAG GTACAAGAGGCTACTCTGCACTGTTGATCTCACAAAGGACTTCTTCTTCAGCTATTCCTATCACATCATGCATACACTTCAGAGGAATCTGTCTGACAAGATGGAAAGACACACTTACTACGAATCTATGTTTGTCTGGAATGAATACTTAACTCGAAAGATTCGGAATAACGTTCAGGACTGTATGTGGACAGTTGCATTGGTATATGGATTTTTCAAACAG GTTAAGCTATCTGTTTCTGAGAAGAAATTTAGATTGACTCTAATTGCTCGCCGATCTCGGCATTATGCTGGCACAAG ATACCTGAAACGTGGTGTGAACGAGAAAGGCAGGGTAGCTAATGATGTCGAGACAGAGCAGATCGTTTTCGAGGAAGCTCAAGATGGTAATCCCGGCCGAATAAGTTCTGTAGTTCAGAATCGGGGTTCAATACCTTTGTTCTGGTCTCAGGAGACCTCACGCTTGAATATCAAACCTGATATTATAT TGTCAGCGAAGGACCCCAACTTTGAGGCAACCAGACTGCATTTTGAAAATCTTGGAAAGAGATATGGGAATCCAATCATCATTTTGAACTTGATAAAG aCGCGTGAAAAGAGGCCTCGGGAGACTATTCTGCGTGCAGAGTTTGCAAATGcaattagatatataaataaagggTTAAGCAAGGAGGATCGTCTAAGGCCTCTTCACTGGGACTTGCATAAACACTCCAGAAA AAAAGGCACAAACGTGTTGGCAATTCTTGGTAGGTTGGCTACTTATGCTCTGAACTTGACTGGCATCTTCTACTGTCATCTAACTCCAGATCTTAGTGGCGATGGATTTCAGAACCAGAATCCGTCCACTTTGGA GAACAACGATGGTGATGGTTCTTATGATCTACCCAGTAAAGATGAAATTGCACCAGATTTGGCTGTGGAAAGTGGTAATGATAGTAAGGATGCTACTGAAGATCGGCAAAAGGAAGCTACCATGCTTCAGAAAGGAGTCCTGAGGACCAATTGCATAGACTGTTTAGATCGCACCAATGTTGCTCAATATGCCTATGGGTTGGTAGCATTTGGGCGTCAACTCCATGCTTTGGGATTGACAGAGTCTACTAATATTGATCTAGACAATCCCCTCGCTGAAGATTTGATGGGAATTTATGAGACAATGGGAGATACACTTGCACTTCAGTATGGAGGATCCGCGGCACACAACAAG ATATTTTGTGAAAGGCGTGGTCAATGGAGAGCGGCGACTCAATCACAGGAATTCTTTAGAACTTTGCAACGTTACTACAGTAACGCCTATATGGATGCTGAAAAGCAAGATGCAATTAACGT GTTCTTGGGATACTTTCAGCCACAACCAGATAAGGCAGCGCTATGGGAATTGGGTTCTGATCAGCATTACAATGCAGCAAGATTTCTTGCCAATGCTGTACCAGAGAATTCGAG GTCTACGATAAAACGATCTTTATCAGAAAGTAGCATCCTTAGTGAGAGCAGTGCAACTGCGTTAGGTAGACATGGTTGTGctgaaaaagatgaagaagttaaAGGTCTTTCAGATTCAGCACCTGAGATATCAACGTCTGAAACTGCAACGATTGCTGCTAGTTTGAG TGCTCCACCACCAATATTAGAGGAATTAGGTTTAGATGATATTCTTGAAAACGATTGTTTCTGCTGTGATGGTCATGGTGAGCAATGTACATGTGCAGCTTTTGACATGGATTGGGTTTCTTCTTCAGGGAACTCTTGTGAAGATGAGAGTTACGGAAG ATCCACAGTGGTTAGATCCTTTGAAACCATCCCTGAAAGTACAAAAATAGAGTCAGAAATTTGTGTTGTTGAACCAGATTCCAGCAGTATAAAG TTGAACTCAGAAGCCATTTCCGGGATTCCTGAAAGTTATGTGAGATGGGTAATGGATGAAGAGGGACATTTCTGGTGA